One window of the Chryseotalea sp. WA131a genome contains the following:
- a CDS encoding tyrosine--tRNA ligase, with amino-acid sequence MTNNFVQELRWRGMVHDITPGAEEQLQKEMTAGYIGFDPTADSLHIGNLVQIMTLVHFQNAGHKPVVLVGGATGMVGDPSGKSSERNLLSEEVLNHNQACVKKQLEKFLNFQSGSNKAELVNNYDWFKDFKFLDFIRDVGKHITVNYMMAKDSVQKRLETGLSFTEFSYQLVQGYDYYWLYQNKNCKIQMGGSDQWGNIVTGTELIRRKMNGDAFALTTPLIKKADGTKFGKTEQGNMWLDPKKTSPYKFYQYWLNASDEDAINFIKIFTTKQKEEIDALIIEHSQAMHLRKLQTELAKEICVRVHSQAEYDAAVKASSILFGNSVTEDLENLDEETLLSVLEGVPQSIVSKVAYQATNSITDLLSEATGGSIFASKGEARRLIQGGGVSVNKIKISDPSAKPEFRLLLGKFLLAQKGRRNYYLIEVKD; translated from the coding sequence ATGACTAACAATTTTGTACAAGAACTTCGGTGGCGTGGCATGGTGCACGACATCACCCCCGGAGCAGAAGAGCAACTTCAAAAAGAAATGACGGCCGGTTATATTGGCTTCGACCCCACGGCCGATTCGCTGCATATTGGCAACCTCGTGCAAATAATGACGCTTGTACATTTTCAAAATGCTGGACATAAACCTGTAGTATTGGTTGGGGGTGCCACGGGCATGGTGGGTGACCCTTCAGGTAAGTCGTCTGAACGAAATCTATTATCTGAAGAGGTTTTGAACCATAACCAAGCTTGTGTAAAGAAGCAATTGGAAAAGTTCCTCAACTTCCAATCGGGCAGTAACAAAGCCGAATTGGTGAATAACTATGATTGGTTCAAAGATTTCAAATTCTTGGATTTTATCCGCGATGTGGGAAAGCACATTACCGTCAACTACATGATGGCGAAAGACTCTGTTCAAAAGCGTTTGGAGACTGGGCTTTCCTTTACCGAATTCAGCTACCAACTGGTGCAGGGGTATGATTACTATTGGCTCTACCAAAACAAGAACTGCAAAATACAGATGGGTGGCTCCGATCAATGGGGAAATATAGTAACGGGTACAGAGCTTATAAGAAGGAAAATGAATGGCGATGCTTTTGCGTTAACCACCCCTCTTATCAAGAAAGCAGACGGCACTAAATTTGGAAAAACGGAGCAAGGCAACATGTGGCTAGACCCAAAGAAAACCTCGCCTTACAAGTTTTACCAGTATTGGCTAAATGCCTCTGATGAAGATGCAATTAACTTCATTAAAATATTCACTACCAAGCAGAAAGAGGAGATTGACGCATTGATTATTGAACACAGTCAGGCCATGCATTTGCGCAAATTACAGACTGAGCTCGCGAAAGAAATTTGCGTTCGCGTCCATTCGCAAGCCGAATATGATGCTGCGGTAAAAGCCTCTTCTATTCTTTTTGGAAATTCGGTAACCGAAGATCTAGAAAACCTAGATGAAGAAACGTTGCTTTCAGTGTTGGAGGGAGTTCCTCAATCCATCGTAAGCAAAGTTGCCTATCAAGCTACCAATAGCATCACCGACCTACTATCGGAAGCAACGGGTGGTAGCATCTTTGCGTCAAAAGGTGAAGCTAGAAGATTGATTCAGGGTGGTGGAGTTAGTGTTAACAAGATTAAGATTTCGGACCCATCCGCTAAGCCAGAGTTTAGATTGCTTCTTGGAAAGTTTTTGTTAGCCCAAAAGGGTAGAAGAAATTACTACCTAATCGAAGTTAAAGACTGA
- a CDS encoding nucleoside triphosphate pyrophosphohydrolase family protein, producing MQQPDSLNQVAEFHKTFQHPILANPTIPDENRCKLRVALIAEELKELEVAILNKDIVEVADALCDLQYVLSGAILEFGLGEKFKALFDEVQRSNMSKACLTEEEAIRTVEFYKQKDGTECYYKQEDGKWLVYRKQDNKTIKSINYSPADLEQYFK from the coding sequence ATGCAACAGCCCGATTCATTGAACCAAGTGGCAGAATTCCACAAAACTTTCCAGCATCCAATTTTAGCCAACCCAACCATACCGGACGAAAACAGGTGCAAACTGCGCGTGGCATTGATTGCCGAAGAATTAAAGGAGCTTGAAGTGGCTATACTTAATAAAGATATTGTGGAAGTTGCCGATGCGCTTTGTGATCTTCAATACGTGCTATCGGGGGCAATATTGGAGTTTGGCTTGGGCGAAAAATTCAAAGCCTTGTTCGATGAAGTGCAGCGTTCAAACATGAGTAAGGCCTGCTTGACCGAAGAAGAAGCCATTAGAACAGTGGAGTTTTACAAACAAAAAGACGGAACGGAGTGCTACTACAAGCAGGAAGATGGCAAATGGTTGGTATACCGGAAACAAGACAACAAAACGATCAAGTCCATCAATTATTCTCCAGCCGATCTGGAGCAGTATTTCAAATAG
- a CDS encoding SDR family oxidoreductase — protein MSYALITGASGGIGLCIARELAKRKINLLLVARSKNRLFDLCTELEKEFGIKTDYLSVDLSLPEAATSVTTWLKAKSYQISILVNNAGYGIWGTVEATPVEQLNNMMQLNMNAVVNLCHALLPDLKKQPKAYILNVASTAAYQAVPTLSTYAATKSFVILFTRGLRVELKNTNVSVTCLSPGATSTNFVDRAGMEAMKEKAEKFSMKPEVVAKIAVEGMFKGKAEILPGFVNWISVQLTYLMPKFVPEKIAEGLYKTE, from the coding sequence ATGAGTTACGCATTAATTACAGGTGCCAGTGGTGGCATTGGTCTTTGTATTGCCCGAGAATTAGCCAAAAGAAAAATTAATTTGCTTTTGGTGGCTCGGTCTAAAAATCGACTTTTTGATTTATGTACCGAACTTGAAAAAGAGTTTGGGATCAAAACCGATTACTTGTCTGTAGATCTTAGTCTGCCCGAAGCAGCCACCTCCGTTACCACTTGGTTAAAAGCAAAATCATATCAAATAAGTATATTGGTAAACAACGCTGGCTACGGCATTTGGGGCACGGTAGAAGCTACCCCTGTTGAGCAACTCAACAACATGATGCAATTAAATATGAATGCCGTGGTGAATCTATGCCATGCGCTATTGCCCGATTTAAAGAAACAACCGAAAGCGTATATCTTAAATGTAGCCAGCACAGCCGCCTACCAAGCGGTGCCTACGTTGTCAACCTATGCAGCCACCAAGTCTTTTGTCATCTTATTTACCCGCGGACTTCGGGTAGAGTTAAAAAATACAAATGTATCCGTCACGTGTTTAAGTCCTGGTGCTACCTCAACCAATTTTGTAGATCGGGCAGGTATGGAAGCCATGAAAGAGAAGGCAGAGAAATTTAGTATGAAGCCGGAAGTGGTTGCTAAGATTGCCGTTGAAGGAATGTTTAAGGGCAAAGCAGAAATATTGCCTGGCTTTGTAAACTGGATTTCGGTGCAGCTTACCTACTTGATGCCAAAGTTTGTGCCTGAAAAGATTGCGGAAGGTTTGTACAAAACAGAGTGA
- a CDS encoding YqgE/AlgH family protein — protein MDYFNYQNKLQPAKGRLLASEPYLPDPNFERTLILLTEHNEEGSVGFILNKPSESQIGDVMPDITNLRSPVCIGGPVQQDTLHYIHRVSGVTDSIEVVEGIYWGGNFEQIMLLIETGQIEEWHIKFFLGYSGWSPGQLAEELKVNSWIVSNRLSEELIFETLPEVMWKKSLQNLGGRFSIYSNYPVDPSMN, from the coding sequence ATGGACTATTTCAACTACCAAAATAAGTTACAGCCCGCCAAGGGGCGATTATTGGCATCGGAGCCCTATTTACCAGATCCAAATTTCGAGCGTACGCTTATTTTGTTAACGGAGCATAATGAAGAAGGCTCCGTAGGTTTTATTTTGAACAAACCGTCCGAATCGCAAATAGGAGATGTAATGCCCGACATAACAAATTTGCGAAGCCCTGTTTGTATCGGAGGCCCCGTGCAGCAAGACACACTTCATTACATTCATCGAGTAAGTGGCGTTACGGATTCAATCGAAGTAGTAGAAGGAATTTACTGGGGAGGCAATTTTGAACAGATTATGCTGCTGATCGAAACGGGGCAAATAGAAGAGTGGCATATCAAATTTTTTTTGGGTTACAGTGGCTGGTCGCCTGGGCAATTGGCAGAAGAACTAAAAGTGAATTCATGGATTGTAAGCAATCGTTTGTCGGAAGAACTGATTTTTGAGACGTTGCCTGAAGTAATGTGGAAGAAATCGCTCCAAAATTTAGGCGGCCGATTTTCTATTTATTCAAATTACCCGGTAGATCCGTCCATGAATTAA
- the pdxH gene encoding pyridoxamine 5'-phosphate oxidase: MELSDIRKEYTLRDLDSKDVMQNPIKQFELWMKEAILAKVNEPNAMTLSTVTTDGRPSARIVLLKGIEDDQFVFYTNLQSQKGKELDGNPACALTFFWPELERQVRIEGTAIQVKEDVAVAYFQSRPRSSQVGAWTSPQSSIIKDRQLLDERAAEIEKRFTGEQILPKPKQWGGYQVQANEIEFWQGRPSRLHDRIVYYLVDGKWTKHRLAP; the protein is encoded by the coding sequence ATGGAATTGTCGGATATAAGAAAGGAGTACACCTTGAGGGATTTGGATAGCAAGGATGTTATGCAAAACCCTATAAAACAATTCGAGTTGTGGATGAAAGAAGCGATTCTGGCCAAGGTAAACGAGCCCAATGCGATGACCCTCTCAACGGTTACCACAGATGGCAGACCCTCTGCCCGAATTGTTCTTTTGAAAGGAATTGAAGACGATCAATTTGTTTTCTATACAAACCTTCAAAGCCAAAAAGGAAAGGAGTTGGACGGCAATCCCGCCTGTGCGCTTACTTTTTTCTGGCCCGAACTGGAAAGGCAAGTGCGCATTGAAGGAACCGCCATTCAGGTAAAAGAAGATGTAGCTGTCGCCTATTTTCAGAGCAGACCGCGCAGCAGCCAGGTGGGCGCATGGACATCGCCACAAAGTTCTATTATAAAAGACCGGCAATTATTGGACGAGCGTGCTGCTGAAATTGAAAAACGATTTACAGGCGAGCAGATCCTGCCAAAACCAAAGCAATGGGGAGGCTACCAAGTGCAGGCAAACGAAATTGAATTTTGGCAAGGGCGTCCCAGCAGACTACACGATAGAATAGTTTATTATTTAGTTGATGGAAAATGGACTAAACATCGGTTAGCACCTTAA
- a CDS encoding rhodanese-like domain-containing protein: MINTIKKLLGLGPKVDYAQLIKEGAIILDVRTKAEYQHGHIKGSQNIPLDMIPNHYSKLKKDETIITCCASGMRSASAKSLLQSKGFLKVYNGGGWSSLQSKIQKG; this comes from the coding sequence ATGATTAACACAATCAAAAAATTATTAGGCTTAGGTCCAAAAGTGGATTATGCACAATTGATAAAAGAGGGTGCTATTATCTTAGATGTTCGCACGAAAGCGGAATATCAACATGGCCATATAAAGGGGTCACAAAACATTCCTCTCGATATGATTCCAAATCATTATTCAAAACTAAAAAAGGACGAAACAATTATCACATGTTGCGCTTCGGGCATGAGAAGCGCCTCGGCAAAAAGCCTCTTACAGTCAAAAGGTTTTTTAAAAGTCTACAATGGAGGCGGGTGGAGCAGCCTTCAAAGTAAAATTCAGAAAGGATAA
- the pgmB gene encoding beta-phosphoglucomutase: MIQAVIFDLDGVIVDTAHYHFVAWQSLAKELGISFTEKDNERLKGVSRMRSLEIILEIGGVTLSEEKKEELATKKNSWFVDYIEAIKPDEVFPGVPQMLQQLRKQNYKVALASSSKNAETVLRLLQISDLFDVMVDGTMITHSKPDPEIFLLAAKKLNIQPQHCVVFEDAEAGVEAALAAGMKCVGVGSHEQLGKANFIVAKTAEFDLGKISSL; encoded by the coding sequence ATGATACAAGCTGTAATCTTCGACCTCGATGGTGTTATTGTCGACACCGCTCATTACCACTTTGTGGCATGGCAGAGTTTGGCCAAAGAATTGGGAATAAGTTTTACCGAAAAAGACAACGAGCGATTGAAAGGTGTTAGCCGTATGCGATCGCTTGAAATTATTTTGGAAATAGGAGGGGTGACTTTATCGGAAGAGAAGAAAGAAGAACTCGCCACCAAAAAGAACAGTTGGTTTGTCGATTACATTGAAGCCATCAAGCCAGACGAAGTTTTCCCGGGCGTGCCACAGATGCTTCAGCAATTGCGAAAACAAAACTATAAAGTGGCGTTGGCCTCTAGCAGCAAAAATGCCGAAACGGTTTTGCGTCTATTACAAATCAGTGATTTGTTTGATGTAATGGTAGATGGCACCATGATTACCCATAGCAAACCCGACCCTGAAATATTTTTGTTGGCCGCCAAAAAGCTGAACATACAGCCTCAGCATTGTGTGGTATTTGAAGATGCCGAAGCAGGAGTGGAGGCGGCCCTTGCGGCAGGGATGAAATGTGTGGGCGTGGGCTCACACGAGCAGTTGGGAAAGGCCAATTTTATTGTGGCAAAAACTGCGGAGTTTGATTTGGGGAAAATATCAAGTCTGTAG
- a CDS encoding DUF349 domain-containing protein, translating to MITENGLPMQNDLLNSEVMDVSVTNLTTEGVLPELVEEEKAIDFSQFAKKDFVTLLKDLSREDDFKKVDRLLKEAKPLYDELRESEKQSALSKFLADGGNKDDFDFRIDELDHQFDATLKLIRDRRNQYYKGLEEKKAESLRIKNEILEKLRNLVDGEDSPSTFHQFKELQKEWKHSGPVPTSHVKEMWASYNAIIDRFYDHRTIYFELKELDRKKNLEAKRELCIKATKLLNEKSIPVAVRELNELHNEFKHIGPVPKEEQENLWQQFKAASDAVYSKRDEFVANLQAELNKNLEAKVILCDEALTYGTFASDKIKDWNQKTKEILELQKKWDSIGGVPRSKQKEVNKQFWSPFKTFFHNKSLFFKKLDEERGKNLKLKEEIVTKAIALKDSTEWDKTSQELKTLQVQWKEIGPVPEKQREKIFAQFKEACDYFFEQWRGLQSKANAEQEENLIKKDNLIKDLLGLIENKSATVESIRAIQTQFNSIGFVPKKDMASIKSRFNDALSKALSSIASLSVEDRHDAELEIQLSGLKNDPQADRKIVHKEQSIRKQMVKVENDIAVLKNNLSFFERSKNAEQMKQEYGQKVEELTVHLQHLKKQLKMLNQA from the coding sequence ATGATAACTGAAAATGGACTGCCCATGCAGAATGACTTGCTGAATAGCGAGGTAATGGATGTTTCCGTCACCAACCTAACCACGGAAGGCGTATTGCCCGAATTGGTGGAAGAAGAAAAGGCTATTGACTTTTCGCAATTCGCCAAAAAAGATTTTGTGACGTTGCTGAAAGATCTTTCGCGAGAAGACGATTTCAAAAAAGTAGATCGTTTGTTGAAGGAAGCCAAACCGCTTTACGATGAACTTCGCGAATCAGAAAAACAATCTGCTTTAAGCAAATTTTTGGCAGACGGTGGAAACAAGGATGACTTTGACTTTAGGATAGATGAACTCGATCATCAATTTGACGCAACCTTAAAATTGATTCGCGACCGTAGAAATCAATACTACAAAGGATTAGAAGAGAAAAAAGCTGAGAGCCTGCGAATAAAAAATGAAATACTGGAGAAGTTAAGAAATTTGGTGGATGGCGAAGATTCCCCTAGTACGTTTCACCAATTTAAAGAACTACAAAAGGAGTGGAAACATTCTGGGCCTGTGCCAACCTCACATGTCAAAGAAATGTGGGCGAGCTACAATGCCATCATTGATCGGTTTTACGATCACCGCACCATTTACTTTGAGTTAAAAGAACTCGACCGAAAAAAAAACCTTGAGGCCAAGCGCGAACTTTGCATCAAAGCAACCAAGCTATTGAATGAAAAATCCATTCCTGTAGCCGTTCGCGAACTGAATGAATTGCACAATGAGTTTAAGCACATTGGGCCCGTGCCGAAAGAAGAACAGGAGAACTTGTGGCAGCAATTCAAGGCTGCATCGGATGCCGTTTACAGCAAACGCGATGAATTTGTAGCCAACCTGCAAGCGGAACTTAACAAGAATCTAGAAGCAAAAGTGATATTGTGCGATGAAGCACTTACCTACGGAACTTTTGCAAGCGATAAAATAAAAGACTGGAATCAGAAGACGAAAGAGATTTTGGAACTGCAGAAAAAGTGGGATTCAATAGGAGGGGTGCCACGATCGAAGCAAAAGGAAGTAAACAAACAATTCTGGTCTCCATTCAAAACATTTTTCCACAACAAAAGCCTTTTCTTTAAAAAACTGGACGAAGAGCGCGGTAAGAACCTAAAACTGAAGGAGGAAATAGTTACCAAAGCAATTGCCCTAAAAGACAGCACTGAGTGGGATAAAACCAGCCAAGAGTTGAAGACGCTGCAGGTGCAATGGAAAGAGATTGGCCCTGTGCCAGAGAAGCAGCGCGAGAAAATTTTTGCTCAGTTCAAGGAAGCTTGCGATTATTTCTTTGAACAATGGAGAGGACTGCAATCGAAGGCCAATGCAGAGCAAGAAGAGAACTTAATCAAGAAAGATAATCTAATTAAAGATTTGCTTGGTTTGATTGAAAACAAATCGGCTACGGTAGAGTCCATTCGCGCTATTCAAACTCAGTTTAATTCCATTGGATTTGTGCCAAAAAAGGATATGGCCAGCATTAAGTCGCGCTTCAACGATGCGTTATCCAAAGCACTATCATCCATTGCAAGCCTAAGCGTGGAAGATCGACATGATGCCGAATTGGAAATTCAGTTGTCGGGTTTGAAAAATGACCCGCAAGCTGACCGGAAAATTGTTCATAAGGAGCAATCCATTCGCAAACAGATGGTAAAAGTAGAGAATGATATAGCAGTGTTAAAGAACAACTTATCCTTCTTTGAACGTTCTAAAAATGCAGAACAGATGAAGCAAGAATATGGTCAAAAAGTGGAAGAGTTGACAGTTCATTTGCAGCATTTAAAGAAGCAATTAAAAATGTTGAATCAGGCATAG
- a CDS encoding rhodanese-like domain-containing protein: protein MNIEEVIREKQGTIVDVRSPAEFMGGNVEGSINIPLQEITSKIDELKNLKQPLVLCCASGNRSGLAHRYLMQQGIDCLNGGSWMDVNYYQSQIV from the coding sequence ATGAATATCGAAGAAGTAATAAGAGAAAAACAAGGAACAATCGTAGATGTGCGATCCCCTGCAGAATTTATGGGTGGTAATGTAGAAGGATCAATCAATATTCCGTTACAGGAAATTACAAGCAAAATAGATGAACTAAAGAATTTAAAACAGCCATTGGTATTGTGCTGCGCTTCTGGAAATCGCAGTGGGCTGGCACATCGCTACTTGATGCAGCAAGGCATTGATTGTTTAAATGGTGGATCTTGGATGGATGTAAATTACTATCAATCACAAATCGTGTAA
- a CDS encoding carboxy terminal-processing peptidase — protein sequence MMKRLVVVIGWCVQAGILYGFNGLDTAKLVSKPVYGREANVIVQILNKNHFRKITLNDSLSATILDHYIKEMDNNKSYFLASDIKSFEKYRSTIDDLTVQENIEPAYEIYNLFRKRYKERMDYALNTLINQNFDYSSNEVYETEREKEPWAKSTEELNNLWRKVVKSQALSLKLAGKKPDEIKETLKKRYERFVKSMSQVNAEDVFSLYMNSITEAFDPHTNYLSPKSTELFKQSMSLSLEGIGARLQTDNDYTKIFEIVPGGPAAKSGLLSANDIITGVAQGKDGEMVDVIGWRIDDVVKLIKGPKGTTVRLQIFPALTGVKGPSKEISIVREKVKLEDQAAKKQVISYQQDGKEMKLGVITLPGFYRDFDEYQKGNPDYRSTTRDVRKLIGELKAEGVDGLVMDLRNNGGGALEEAVHLTGLFIKEGPVVQVKNSMNRVEVLPDDDKDIFYNGPLVVLTNRFSASASEIFAGAIQDYQRGVIVGESTYGKGTVQTVYDLKRALPANEPVGELKFTFQKFYRVTGSSTQHKGVMPDIVMPSALDAEHYGESANPSALPWDVIKSVSFQKSSSINSKVIAQLNQSFRDRMKFDANLKKYTAETEDLKKTLSQTKISLNETIRKQEMSEAEKKKSSEKLDTKVSINSDGVPSNNLKKMDDEFLREGLLILSELLTKRIG from the coding sequence ATGATGAAAAGATTGGTAGTAGTAATTGGTTGGTGTGTTCAAGCAGGGATATTGTATGGATTCAACGGGTTGGATACAGCCAAATTGGTGAGTAAACCGGTGTATGGACGAGAAGCGAATGTGATCGTTCAGATATTGAACAAAAATCATTTCCGCAAGATTACCCTAAACGATTCGTTGTCTGCGACTATTTTGGATCACTACATCAAAGAAATGGACAACAACAAGTCTTATTTCTTGGCTTCGGATATTAAGTCGTTTGAGAAATACCGGTCAACAATCGATGATTTGACCGTTCAAGAAAACATCGAACCAGCCTATGAAATCTATAACCTTTTCAGGAAACGCTACAAAGAACGAATGGACTATGCGTTGAACACGTTGATCAACCAGAATTTTGATTATTCTAGCAATGAAGTGTATGAAACCGAGCGCGAAAAAGAGCCGTGGGCAAAGTCAACCGAAGAATTAAACAACTTATGGCGTAAGGTAGTGAAGAGCCAAGCCTTGAGTTTGAAATTGGCTGGCAAAAAACCAGATGAGATAAAAGAAACCTTAAAGAAAAGATACGAGCGTTTCGTAAAATCAATGTCGCAAGTAAATGCTGAAGATGTTTTCAGTCTTTACATGAACTCGATTACAGAGGCTTTTGATCCCCATACCAATTATTTATCACCAAAATCAACTGAGTTATTCAAGCAAAGCATGAGCCTCTCGCTGGAAGGGATTGGCGCGCGGCTTCAAACCGATAACGATTACACCAAGATATTTGAGATTGTGCCCGGTGGCCCTGCTGCAAAATCAGGATTGCTAAGTGCCAATGACATCATAACAGGAGTGGCGCAGGGCAAAGATGGTGAAATGGTAGACGTCATCGGCTGGCGAATAGACGATGTTGTTAAATTGATCAAAGGCCCTAAGGGCACTACGGTGAGGCTTCAAATATTCCCTGCGCTAACGGGCGTTAAGGGGCCATCAAAAGAAATATCCATTGTGCGTGAAAAAGTAAAGTTAGAAGACCAAGCGGCTAAAAAGCAGGTGATCAGTTATCAACAAGATGGCAAGGAAATGAAGTTGGGGGTCATCACGCTGCCGGGCTTTTACAGGGATTTTGATGAGTATCAAAAAGGGAATCCTGACTACCGAAGCACCACACGCGATGTGCGCAAGTTGATAGGCGAACTAAAAGCGGAAGGAGTAGACGGTTTGGTAATGGATTTGAGAAACAATGGTGGAGGTGCGTTGGAGGAGGCGGTACATCTTACTGGTTTGTTTATTAAAGAGGGACCAGTGGTTCAAGTAAAAAATTCAATGAATCGGGTGGAAGTATTGCCAGACGATGATAAAGATATTTTCTACAACGGGCCATTGGTGGTGCTCACCAATCGATTCAGTGCTTCTGCATCCGAAATATTTGCGGGTGCCATTCAAGATTACCAAAGGGGCGTTATCGTGGGCGAATCCACCTATGGAAAAGGAACGGTGCAAACAGTCTATGATCTAAAACGAGCCCTTCCGGCCAACGAGCCAGTGGGTGAGTTAAAGTTTACGTTTCAAAAATTTTACCGTGTAACGGGCAGCAGTACCCAACACAAAGGTGTGATGCCTGATATTGTGATGCCAAGTGCATTGGATGCCGAACATTATGGTGAAAGTGCCAACCCTAGTGCGTTGCCGTGGGATGTGATCAAGTCGGTTTCGTTCCAGAAAAGCAGTAGCATCAATAGCAAGGTGATTGCCCAGCTAAATCAGTCGTTTAGAGACAGGATGAAGTTCGATGCCAATCTCAAAAAATATACTGCAGAAACGGAAGACTTAAAAAAGACACTTTCTCAAACAAAAATTTCGTTGAACGAAACGATACGCAAACAAGAGATGAGCGAAGCCGAAAAGAAAAAGTCATCCGAAAAGTTGGATACCAAAGTTTCAATAAACTCCGATGGCGTACCATCCAATAACTTGAAAAAGATGGATGACGAATTTCTTAGAGAGGGTCTTTTGATACTATCCGAATTGCTCACAAAAAGGATAGGATAG
- a CDS encoding phytanoyl-CoA dioxygenase family protein: protein MEANGVATNGKHINGVNGHTNGQSANITKKNNYPEFSLGEKLTEEQIQFFEQNGFIHFKNFIPKELVSQLLRETERIQNEWVSNDYKSINGVPIKYGTDIDGKKIVQRFAFVNQHSPLFADLLKDNRLQALFEFIGTEDCRIGETEKDGLVFNHYINTEESNYSQLGWHTDALRDVFQGQKIMPMLNVGIHMDTSTTDNGGLRIIPGTHNQGLAGLLFKKFYFLSHKPDKKEVGLNVEPGDLTVHDGRLWHRVARSPFVGEQSRRRVMYVPIITGKFQPRTENSKPLFYQRLLSLTNK from the coding sequence ATGGAGGCGAATGGAGTAGCTACAAACGGGAAACACATAAATGGTGTGAATGGACATACGAATGGACAATCAGCCAACATCACCAAAAAGAACAACTATCCAGAGTTTTCGTTGGGTGAAAAACTGACCGAAGAACAAATACAGTTTTTTGAGCAAAACGGATTCATTCATTTCAAGAATTTTATTCCAAAAGAATTGGTATCGCAACTGTTAAGGGAAACCGAGCGAATTCAAAACGAGTGGGTGAGCAACGATTATAAATCGATCAATGGCGTGCCGATAAAATACGGCACTGACATTGATGGAAAAAAAATCGTACAGCGCTTTGCTTTCGTCAATCAACACAGCCCACTTTTTGCCGACCTGCTAAAAGACAATCGCCTACAAGCGCTTTTTGAATTTATTGGAACCGAAGATTGCCGCATAGGTGAAACAGAAAAAGACGGTTTGGTCTTTAATCATTATATCAACACCGAAGAAAGCAATTACAGTCAGCTTGGTTGGCATACCGATGCTTTGCGCGATGTTTTTCAAGGTCAAAAAATTATGCCGATGCTGAACGTGGGCATTCACATGGACACCAGCACAACCGATAATGGAGGATTGCGAATAATCCCCGGCACGCACAATCAAGGACTTGCCGGCTTGTTGTTCAAGAAATTTTATTTTCTAAGTCACAAGCCCGATAAAAAAGAAGTTGGGCTTAATGTGGAGCCCGGGGATCTTACCGTGCACGATGGCCGATTATGGCATCGGGTAGCGCGTTCTCCTTTTGTAGGTGAGCAGAGCCGCAGACGGGTAATGTATGTTCCCATTATTACCGGTAAGTTTCAGCCTCGCACCGAAAATAGTAAGCCACTATTTTACCAACGATTGCTCTCGCTTACCAACAAATAA